The Terriglobia bacterium genome contains the following window.
TCAATGGGAACCTCAGTATGTCGATTTCTCTTTTTAGCCTGCCGGGGCGGGAAATCCCCATGAAGGTCGGCTTTACATACAACTCTCAAAAATGGGAAGCCCAGAGCTGTGACGATGGGGCTGGCCCTTACGATTGTGGTTACTATACTGGAGGATGGCAGCTGGACCTATCCCCCTACGGCCAAATGCCAACGCTTTATAACGGAAGCATCTATTGGATCGACGGTTCAGGAACGAAGAGGCGGTACTATTCTAACGGCACCATCTCCGATAATCAGAGCATTCCGAGCGCGGATTCCGATGGCACTGTGTTTTTCACAGGCACCTATTGGAGTACGGGCGATGGGAGCAGCGCATACATTTCGTTTCCTGATGGTAGTCGGCGCTATATGTCTGTGTTGCCGGCTTTCGCGACAGCAAATGGAAACACCATCTCCCCGCAAGTGAATGGTTGCAGTCAGATGTTTACCTGCGGTCTGCCGACTGAAGACACGCTGGGTCGGACAATTCAGACATCGAACGGCTCCAATTCGGTCCTCTACAAGATCACCGACTCGACCGGAACATTGCAAACCTATACTGTTGGGTATACTTTCCAAAACGATTGCGATCCGTTCTATGAGTACGTGTGGTGGTGGCCCACTTGGCAGGGTTGTTGGCACTATGTGTCGCACCAGAAGATTTCCTCGATCACACTGCCGAACGGTAAATCGTATCTGTTCGAATACGACAGTTCACACAACAATGGCCTAGGCTTCATGACCAAAGTCACGCTGCCGTCAGGTGCCTATATGCGGTACATCTATGCAGCGCCGCCGAGTGGCACGTGGCCCGCCTATTATGACGAAGTCGTGCAGCGTTTCGTCAGTCTTGACGGCACCCTGAACGGTGAAAAGACGTGGTCGTACAGTGGGTATGCAGGTGCTGGTGGCGGCCCAACAGCTCGAACAGTTACAGTCACGAGTCCCGTAGGCGACAAGGTCGTTCATCAACTGAACGCGCAAGGTCTGGAAACGCAAACCCAGTGGCAAACCTCGACGGGAACGACACTGAAGACGGTAACTTCTTCGTGGACCCAAGCTTCGGTTTTGTCCAACGGGCAGCCGCAAAATCCGCAGGTCAACACAATTACGACGATTCTCGACGGAGGCGAGGCATCGCAGCAGACTCTGACGTACGACGCGAATATGAATGTCACGCAAGAGAAAGTGACCGACTGGCAATGGGCTGCGACAGGTCCTGCAACCATCGCGGAAAAGGATGTCACCTATACGACAATTGCTGTTCCAAATGTAACGAATGTCACTCGGAAGTCCTCGGAAATCTTAACGGCTATCGATCCGGCGACGGGAAATTTCGTGCAGCAAGGCCGGACGGATTACGCCTATGACGAGTACTCTTTTATGTATACGCGTTCTGGTGTACCAAGCAGTACTCCTCCTTCAAGCTCATCAAATCTGGGCAATCTCACCACCACTAAACGGTACAAAGACGCATCGAACTTCGTATCGGAGCACAGGCACTACGACAATCTCGGTAACGTTGTCCAAAAAACCGATGCGCTCAACAATACGGTCAATATCGATTTCACCGACAATTTCTGTACCCTCAACGGGGCCGGCATGTGCACAAACACCAGTGGTCACTCTACATACGCTTTTCCGACCCAGATCGCAAATCCTCTAGGGCAATCGGCCTCGACCAAGTTCGACTACAACACAGGCTTGCCAGCGGTCGCTATCGATGCGCGTTTGAACTCGACCCAAACGAAATACGATCTGATGAACCGTGTCACTTCGGTCACTGAACCCAATAGCAAAGTCACCAGTTACAGCTATGACGATACGAACCGAATCACAACGAAAACGGTGACAGTCGATTCCAGCCCGAATCCCGGTGTGGTTCAGACTTACTTCGATCAATTCTATCGAGTCACAGAAACGCGTACCAACGACCCGGAAGGTCAAATCGCAGTTGATACCGTCTACGATGATAAGGGGCGGAAGACCCAGGTCAGTAACCCGTACCGCTTTGGCAGCGAGACACCGACGTGGACAACAACGATGTACGACGAACTCGATCGCCCTAAACAAATCCAAGCGCCTGACAGCTCAAGTAAAGGATACGTATACACAAATGCTCAGACGACCGTGACTGATGAAGCTGGTAATCAAAGGCGATACACCCACAACGCATTCGGTAAGTTGACCATGGTCGAGGAGCCAAACCCATTGCTCGCTACGCCCCTAATAACGACATACTCATACTACGTGTCTGGGGAGCTTTACCAGTCCGCCCAGTCTGGCCAAACTCGGACGTTTGTTAGTAATTGGCTGGGTCAGATCACGAGCCAAACATTCCCAGAGTCGGGAACGACAACCTTTGTCTATGATGCTGACGGTAATATGAGTTCAAAGACCGATGCGCGACCGATGTCCGTGATTTACTGTTATGATTCCCTCAGGCGATTGACAGCTAAAATGTACTCGGGTTCGTGTGGCAGCCCTGGTGCGGGACTGGTGACAATCGGGTATGACGCCGGTATTTATGCCGGCTTGAAGACATCGATGACCGATAGTATCGGCACTCTGAATTACGACTACGACTCCATGAGTCGTCTTACCCTGGAAACTCGCACGATCACCGGCGTTAGCGGGACATTTACGACAGGCTATGGCTACAATCTTAAGGGCGACATCACCTCGATGACGTACCCGAGTGGTCGCGTTGTTAATTTCACTTACGCCACGGGCAACGGATGTTGCAACTCGCGTTTGGCATCGGTCGTGGATCAGACAAGCAGCACGACGGTCAATAGCACGATGAATTACGATGCCGGCGGCGACCCGCTGAACAGCACGCTTGGTAATGGTATCGTGCTAAGCTATGTATACAATAATCGTCGGCAGGAAATGTCCATCCGTGCTGCGCTGAGCGGAATGTCCTTGATGGATTTCAGCTACAACTACGGTTCGAGCAGTACGGACACCGGGAGGGTGCTCTCGCGCACCGATGCTATTCAGCCTGAACACACCGCCAGCTATTCCTACGATTCGGTCTACCGTTTAGCGGCCGTTGCATCTGGTGATTCGACAACGAGTTGGGGCATCGCTTGGACCTTCGATGTGTGGGGCAACCGGGTGGCACAGACACCACTGGGGATTGTCGCTTCCAACATCGGTAGCCAGACCATGGGCTACACCAACAATCGGAATAATTCCAATACTTACGATTCGGCGGGCAATCAGACCAATGACGGGCTGCACAATTACACGTTTAATGCCGAGAATCAGATTGTTTCGATGGATGCGGGCGCAGCGACTTATGCGTATGATGGAGACGGCAATCGCATGAAGAAAGTGACATCTTCGGAGACGACCTACACGTTTTACGGACGAGGTGGGATCATATCCGAATTCACAACCTCCAACACAATTGCCACCAAAACGCAGGCGTCCACAACGGGAACGGATGTGTATTTTTATCACACCGCAGACAGGCTCGAATCGGCAGTGTTGGTGACGACCGCAAATGGGACGATAATCGAAAACAATCGCACTCTACCGTTTGGTGAAGCATGGTCGTCAACGGACAATGGGCAGCCTTCGACCAACGATAAGAAGTTCACAACTTACACGAGAGACGAAGAATCTGGACTCGACTATGCCGGCAACCGTTACATGGCAAATAACTACGGGCGCTTCCAGAGCCCCGACCAGGGTAAACCGCACTTTTACATGCCTTCGTCCTTAAACCGATACATATATACCGCTGACGATCCAATTAAT
Protein-coding sequences here:
- a CDS encoding RHS repeat-associated core domain-containing protein is translated as MRSSASTLGLILFLMICLMMAAAPLSFGQAQYDTAPQAQTGEQVYGSYFKSELDSIGIFNGNLSMSISLFSLPGREIPMKVGFTYNSQKWEAQSCDDGAGPYDCGYYTGGWQLDLSPYGQMPTLYNGSIYWIDGSGTKRRYYSNGTISDNQSIPSADSDGTVFFTGTYWSTGDGSSAYISFPDGSRRYMSVLPAFATANGNTISPQVNGCSQMFTCGLPTEDTLGRTIQTSNGSNSVLYKITDSTGTLQTYTVGYTFQNDCDPFYEYVWWWPTWQGCWHYVSHQKISSITLPNGKSYLFEYDSSHNNGLGFMTKVTLPSGAYMRYIYAAPPSGTWPAYYDEVVQRFVSLDGTLNGEKTWSYSGYAGAGGGPTARTVTVTSPVGDKVVHQLNAQGLETQTQWQTSTGTTLKTVTSSWTQASVLSNGQPQNPQVNTITTILDGGEASQQTLTYDANMNVTQEKVTDWQWAATGPATIAEKDVTYTTIAVPNVTNVTRKSSEILTAIDPATGNFVQQGRTDYAYDEYSFMYTRSGVPSSTPPSSSSNLGNLTTTKRYKDASNFVSEHRHYDNLGNVVQKTDALNNTVNIDFTDNFCTLNGAGMCTNTSGHSTYAFPTQIANPLGQSASTKFDYNTGLPAVAIDARLNSTQTKYDLMNRVTSVTEPNSKVTSYSYDDTNRITTKTVTVDSSPNPGVVQTYFDQFYRVTETRTNDPEGQIAVDTVYDDKGRKTQVSNPYRFGSETPTWTTTMYDELDRPKQIQAPDSSSKGYVYTNAQTTVTDEAGNQRRYTHNAFGKLTMVEEPNPLLATPLITTYSYYVSGELYQSAQSGQTRTFVSNWLGQITSQTFPESGTTTFVYDADGNMSSKTDARPMSVIYCYDSLRRLTAKMYSGSCGSPGAGLVTIGYDAGIYAGLKTSMTDSIGTLNYDYDSMSRLTLETRTITGVSGTFTTGYGYNLKGDITSMTYPSGRVVNFTYATGNGCCNSRLASVVDQTSSTTVNSTMNYDAGGDPLNSTLGNGIVLSYVYNNRRQEMSIRAALSGMSLMDFSYNYGSSSTDTGRVLSRTDAIQPEHTASYSYDSVYRLAAVASGDSTTSWGIAWTFDVWGNRVAQTPLGIVASNIGSQTMGYTNNRNNSNTYDSAGNQTNDGLHNYTFNAENQIVSMDAGAATYAYDGDGNRMKKVTSSETTYTFYGRGGIISEFTTSNTIATKTQASTTGTDVYFYHTADRLESAVLVTTANGTIIENNRTLPFGEAWSSTDNGQPSTNDKKFTTYTRDEESGLDYAGNRYMANNYGRFQSPDQGKPHFYMPSSLNRYIYTADDPINFRDRTGKDICDDSWDFDLCDDDGGNGDDPYATATLGFTGAPDPGDPCFRNLFNSSYLFICVAGETGSFAIAALLIDNSVGPCPLERPAGHFTVNPNSATPIHAIFAPLMAAVLSQVFEYLNNEGIVPMITAGYRDPVLNAREGGSNNPLHPSWHLAGMAIDVNQKDPNFAEIKRVMQLAGLVWGGAYSKIEDHHFQLPNWGTGPSQYQIQACADQNSNAADDRGKTF